A genomic stretch from Sphingobacterium sp. ML3W includes:
- a CDS encoding discoidin domain-containing protein has product MMKKIIPFILIPVFFFTACKKDLHPVDPSTVHTPDGFSSDRTRNLNIVYFVPNDLDTLPDYQRRLSDIMLWVRQFYKDEMTRNGYANKTFGMFVNSDSLVKIITIRGSKPKSAYPYEGGSGAVAEEVNAWFETHPSDKTSDHTLIIIPRYEFRQDGTATGGPFYGTGKWCYALDYEDFNIANIGLANNQFTGWFGGLAHELGHGLNLPHNSEKVSEKLTLGTALMGYGNFSLGKEGTMLTAADAAILNANQIFNKDSKTYYGAANAEIDRIHAQYDAAKEAIVVSGKFHSSNKINSIAYYNDPEGGGDYNAITWESKTIGIDSFYVEMKTSDLQYKGDSLYDLRLRFIHENGIISTFTYNYKFINNIPIINFSTRSELSKQGWQVHSFSSEEIAEEDGAASNLIDGSSSSYWHSRWSTNETTFPHELVIDLGAIKTAHGLSYTHRNGLSRAVKNIEVSYSTDGVSFDQVGNYEVPNLNGPQYLDFMAPMSFRFLKIKAIDAWDGEQFAAIAELGLY; this is encoded by the coding sequence ATGATGAAAAAAATAATCCCATTTATATTAATTCCAGTTTTCTTTTTTACTGCATGCAAAAAAGATTTACACCCGGTAGATCCAAGTACAGTACATACCCCCGACGGTTTTAGTAGTGATAGAACAAGAAATTTAAATATTGTTTATTTTGTACCTAATGATTTAGATACGTTACCAGACTATCAACGAAGGCTCAGTGATATCATGTTATGGGTCAGACAATTTTATAAAGATGAGATGACCCGAAATGGATATGCAAATAAAACTTTTGGAATGTTTGTCAATAGTGACAGTCTTGTCAAGATTATAACAATCAGGGGTAGTAAGCCCAAGAGCGCCTATCCCTATGAGGGCGGGAGTGGAGCTGTAGCGGAGGAGGTTAATGCATGGTTTGAAACTCATCCCTCTGATAAGACGAGCGATCACACCCTTATTATAATTCCTAGATATGAATTTAGACAAGATGGTACAGCCACCGGAGGGCCGTTTTATGGGACAGGGAAGTGGTGTTATGCATTAGACTATGAGGATTTTAATATCGCCAATATCGGTTTGGCCAATAATCAATTTACAGGTTGGTTTGGTGGTTTAGCTCACGAACTGGGTCACGGGTTAAATCTTCCTCACAATTCAGAGAAAGTTTCGGAGAAATTAACACTCGGTACCGCCCTGATGGGGTATGGCAATTTTAGTTTGGGTAAGGAGGGAACAATGCTAACTGCTGCAGACGCAGCAATTTTGAATGCAAATCAAATTTTTAATAAAGATAGTAAAACTTATTACGGAGCCGCGAACGCGGAAATAGATCGCATTCACGCCCAATATGACGCTGCAAAAGAAGCTATTGTTGTGTCAGGCAAGTTTCATTCATCAAATAAGATTAATAGTATTGCATATTATAATGATCCCGAAGGAGGAGGCGATTATAACGCGATAACATGGGAATCAAAAACAATTGGTATAGATAGCTTTTATGTTGAAATGAAAACTTCGGATTTACAATACAAAGGAGACTCATTGTACGATTTAAGGCTAAGATTTATCCATGAGAATGGTATAATTTCCACCTTTACTTATAACTATAAATTCATAAATAATATACCGATAATAAATTTTAGTACCCGTTCGGAACTAAGCAAACAAGGCTGGCAAGTGCATTCTTTTAGTTCTGAAGAAATAGCTGAAGAAGATGGAGCTGCATCAAATCTCATTGATGGCAGTTCTTCGAGCTATTGGCATTCTCGTTGGTCGACCAACGAAACTACTTTTCCTCATGAATTAGTCATAGATTTAGGAGCAATCAAAACAGCCCATGGACTCAGCTACACACATCGCAATGGATTGTCGCGTGCAGTTAAAAATATAGAAGTTTCCTATAGTACCGATGGGGTTAGCTTTGACCAAGTTGGAAATTACGAGGTTCCAAATCTCAATGGACCACAGTATTTGGATTTTATGGCACCAATGTCATTTAGGTTTCTTAAAATAAAAGCCATTGATGCTTGGGACGGAGAACAGTTTGCAGCAATTGCTGAGCTAGGTCTTTATTGA
- a CDS encoding glycoside hydrolase family 2 TIM barrel-domain containing protein — protein sequence MKKQSARTRLDMNTNWAFYRGDMDQAMEIDYDDSKWEAVSIPHVMRLEPKHNGGGVFQGTGWYRRYFRLSGGLQNKRTVLQFEGVQTNCTIFLNGKKIAEHAGGYLGFVVDITPYIQYDKDNVLAIRVSNKDDGSTPPGKPMQKLDFNYYGGIYREVKMIITDKTYISDPMEMDIIAGGGILVSFPAVTKEKATVNCRTHIVNSNTHLISKLRLETILLDNTGKIVSETNSRTNISPGDSTFVQKLEVFNPQLWSPDHPFRYQLVSRIYDNDILIDEVNTWIGIRRFSFRSPTGKADGFYLNGDKLYIRGANRHQAFPYVGDAASNSMQYRDVMLLKKGGFNAVRAAHYPPSPAFLDACDSLGLLVIECQPGWQYFNEDDLFIERTYRDIRKMIRRDRNHPSIFLWETSLNESPTPASWMMKAVKIAHDELPGDQLFTADDLNSRSQPFYDVFYKVVDPDGTDPFPKSPSLTREWGDAWFADPSKENGLRASRLYGDKGLINQSILRQNALNGEKEESLGGYWDHAGLDANPRISGYFLWSFNDYTRGYDPVTAFSGVVDLDRYPKFGYYQMKAMQDARNPAYGPVVHIASHNARKDLDANIIVFSNCDTVRLFRNNKLVGEKNRENNSVTAPFIYKKGGSSYFRFELTDYESGELEAEGILGGKVVCTHRVSTARSPHHLQIEFADQGIVPHAGGSDMIPVYIKICDEKGNLVSSPDQADAIPIKLVVSGKGRLIGGNNPHTKVSPQFTEGGIAYALIRTTTEAGQIIINASSEGLQSATGIIASIPKNKSQVPDGKRYTWVNEYDNPHTENRNTATFAHKREKLNLSTATVKIDGIPIDSLKVITDGNLTSFWRADKLKLPITISIDLGEKYDLDSYRIYWGKDSDWYLYTLESSIDGLIWSPIDSHLSSSGQDYDSKSIKQLGVRFMRLVIEGIQPENSVVAVRELEFFGIKSDGL from the coding sequence ATGAAAAAACAGTCTGCAAGAACACGACTTGATATGAATACCAACTGGGCATTTTATCGAGGAGATATGGACCAGGCGATGGAGATAGATTATGATGACAGCAAATGGGAAGCGGTAAGTATTCCGCATGTTATGCGTTTGGAGCCAAAACACAACGGCGGCGGCGTATTTCAAGGTACGGGATGGTATCGCCGTTATTTTCGTCTTTCCGGCGGACTGCAAAATAAAAGAACCGTACTTCAATTTGAAGGCGTCCAAACTAATTGTACAATCTTTCTTAACGGAAAAAAAATTGCAGAACATGCTGGCGGATACCTAGGCTTTGTGGTTGATATAACGCCGTACATCCAATATGATAAAGATAACGTGCTCGCAATACGCGTCAGCAATAAGGATGATGGGTCAACGCCCCCCGGCAAGCCTATGCAGAAACTAGATTTTAATTATTATGGAGGGATCTATCGGGAAGTAAAAATGATCATTACCGATAAAACCTATATTTCGGATCCTATGGAAATGGATATCATTGCTGGAGGTGGAATTCTGGTAAGCTTTCCGGCGGTTACTAAAGAAAAGGCAACAGTTAACTGCCGAACGCATATCGTAAACAGCAATACCCATTTGATATCCAAATTGCGTTTGGAGACAATACTATTAGATAATACCGGAAAAATCGTTTCAGAGACCAATAGCAGAACAAATATCTCTCCCGGTGATTCTACTTTTGTCCAAAAGCTCGAGGTTTTTAATCCGCAGTTATGGTCTCCCGATCATCCATTCCGATACCAACTGGTTTCACGCATTTATGACAACGATATTTTAATTGATGAGGTAAATACATGGATAGGTATAAGGAGATTCAGCTTTCGTTCTCCTACCGGCAAAGCCGATGGCTTTTATTTAAACGGCGATAAACTTTACATTCGGGGTGCTAACAGGCACCAAGCATTCCCTTATGTAGGAGATGCGGCAAGCAATTCGATGCAATATCGCGATGTTATGCTTTTGAAGAAAGGAGGGTTCAATGCGGTAAGAGCCGCGCACTATCCACCATCGCCAGCATTTCTTGATGCTTGTGATTCTCTAGGTCTATTGGTGATCGAATGCCAACCGGGGTGGCAATATTTTAATGAAGATGATTTATTTATCGAACGTACATATCGTGATATTCGCAAAATGATCAGGAGAGACCGTAATCATCCTTCTATTTTTTTATGGGAAACATCGCTCAACGAGTCTCCTACTCCAGCGTCCTGGATGATGAAGGCGGTAAAGATCGCTCACGATGAGTTACCCGGTGATCAACTATTTACAGCCGATGACCTTAATAGTAGAAGCCAACCTTTCTACGACGTATTTTATAAGGTGGTTGATCCTGATGGAACTGACCCATTCCCCAAAAGCCCTTCATTGACAAGGGAATGGGGCGATGCATGGTTTGCAGATCCAAGTAAAGAAAATGGACTCCGTGCTTCGAGACTTTACGGCGATAAAGGATTAATCAACCAATCAATATTACGACAGAATGCACTCAATGGGGAAAAAGAAGAATCTCTCGGAGGCTATTGGGATCATGCAGGTCTGGACGCAAACCCTCGAATAAGTGGATATTTCCTTTGGAGTTTCAACGATTATACCCGCGGTTATGATCCAGTCACTGCGTTCAGTGGAGTAGTTGATTTGGATAGATACCCGAAATTTGGCTATTATCAAATGAAAGCGATGCAGGATGCCAGAAATCCCGCTTATGGTCCTGTTGTACATATCGCAAGTCACAATGCAAGGAAAGATCTGGATGCTAATATCATCGTATTCTCAAATTGTGACACCGTCAGGCTCTTTCGAAATAACAAACTTGTGGGCGAAAAAAACAGAGAAAACAATTCGGTAACAGCGCCATTTATCTACAAAAAGGGAGGCAGCTCGTATTTTCGTTTTGAACTAACAGATTACGAATCAGGAGAACTGGAAGCGGAGGGAATATTGGGCGGAAAAGTCGTTTGTACCCATCGTGTTTCAACTGCCAGGTCACCCCACCATCTACAAATAGAATTCGCTGATCAAGGCATCGTTCCTCATGCAGGAGGATCGGATATGATACCGGTTTATATTAAAATTTGTGATGAAAAAGGAAATTTGGTAAGTTCACCTGACCAAGCAGATGCAATTCCAATTAAGTTGGTTGTCTCAGGAAAAGGTCGTCTGATAGGTGGAAATAATCCTCATACAAAGGTTTCTCCACAATTTACTGAAGGTGGCATAGCCTATGCACTTATTCGTACAACGACTGAAGCCGGTCAAATTATTATTAATGCAAGCAGTGAAGGATTACAATCCGCAACTGGTATAATAGCAAGTATTCCTAAAAATAAGAGTCAGGTCCCCGACGGCAAGCGGTATACCTGGGTGAATGAGTATGATAATCCTCATACTGAAAATAGAAATACCGCAACATTTGCGCACAAAAGAGAAAAGCTAAACCTTTCAACTGCCACCGTTAAGATAGATGGAATCCCAATCGACTCACTAAAGGTAATAACTGATGGAAACCTCACTAGTTTCTGGCGAGCAGATAAGCTAAAACTCCCGATTACAATTTCTATTGATCTGGGAGAGAAGTATGATTTAGATTCTTATCGGATTTATTGGGGGAAGGATAGTGACTGGTATCTTTATACCTTGGAATCGTCTATCGATGGGCTTATATGGTCACCAATAGACAGCCATTTATCCTCGTCGGGGCAAGATTACGATTCCAAGAGCATAAAACAACTAGGGGTTCGTTTCATGCGCCTCGTAATTGAAGGAATTCAACCTGAGAACAGTGTCGTTGCTGTGAGGGAACTTGAGTTTTTTGGAATAAAGTCTGATGGACTTTAA
- a CDS encoding RagB/SusD family nutrient uptake outer membrane protein, with translation MKKTLILSLFLSITFTACQKDFLDRNPKDAYSNSSLWSSENDALVALNGCYNSWSDGYHVLYMDALSDNVYSQYYWEGYTSLGNGSGSPSDTWITDRWSPSYSTIQKSNWFLENVDKTPMDEALKTRMKAEARFLRAYQYFTLSQLYGDVPLVTKTLSQDEANAVSRTAVSEIQKYILDELKAITPELPVKYSANDVGRITRGAALSLKARLELYSGKYADCIITSKQVMEMGYSLFSSYQDVFRIQNENNNEIILDIQYKENDYSNGNIGIMPSSTFGGWGSIDPTQSLVDAYEMANGKTIDDPGANYNKNDPYKNRDPRLTASIVYPGQFYEGKYYNPIERSSGDYYNGSNNSKTGYLYKKYTSNLSDYPDLWNTGLNMILIRYAEILLTYAEAKIESASIDNSVYDAIDAVRQRAGMPKVDRSIYANQTTLRELVRRERRVELALEGLRWFDIKRWKIGPQVRQGKVYGTRLGTVDSKNGSIMLTGDHIEVESRTFSNERDYLWPIPRKETDVNPNLTQNPGYPN, from the coding sequence ATGAAAAAAACTTTAATATTATCTCTTTTTCTCAGTATAACATTTACGGCTTGCCAGAAAGATTTTCTGGACAGAAATCCCAAGGATGCCTACAGCAATTCTTCGCTCTGGTCTTCGGAGAATGATGCACTAGTAGCCCTTAATGGTTGTTATAACTCCTGGAGCGACGGATACCATGTGCTTTACATGGATGCTTTATCGGACAATGTGTACAGCCAATATTATTGGGAAGGTTATACAAGCTTGGGAAATGGGTCCGGGAGTCCTTCAGACACTTGGATAACTGATAGATGGTCTCCGTCATATAGCACGATCCAGAAATCCAACTGGTTTCTAGAAAACGTGGATAAAACCCCTATGGACGAAGCATTGAAAACCAGAATGAAAGCGGAAGCACGTTTCCTACGTGCTTATCAGTATTTTACCTTGTCCCAACTTTACGGTGATGTCCCACTTGTCACTAAAACACTTAGCCAAGATGAAGCAAATGCGGTAAGTCGTACAGCTGTCTCTGAGATCCAGAAATATATCCTCGATGAATTGAAGGCGATCACGCCAGAACTTCCTGTGAAATATTCTGCTAACGATGTGGGCAGAATTACCCGAGGAGCGGCCTTGTCGCTCAAAGCACGTTTAGAGCTGTATAGCGGTAAATACGCAGATTGTATCATTACCAGCAAGCAAGTCATGGAAATGGGCTACTCCCTTTTCTCCTCCTATCAAGACGTTTTCCGAATACAGAATGAGAATAACAATGAGATTATCCTTGACATACAATATAAGGAAAATGACTATTCTAACGGCAACATTGGCATTATGCCATCCTCAACTTTTGGTGGATGGGGCTCGATTGATCCGACGCAATCTTTGGTAGACGCTTATGAAATGGCCAATGGAAAAACGATCGATGATCCAGGTGCCAATTATAATAAAAACGATCCTTATAAAAATAGGGATCCTCGGCTTACAGCATCTATCGTCTATCCGGGACAGTTCTACGAAGGAAAATATTATAATCCAATTGAACGAAGTTCTGGAGACTACTATAACGGAAGTAATAATTCTAAAACGGGTTATTTATATAAAAAATACACGTCTAATCTATCTGACTATCCAGATTTATGGAATACGGGTTTAAATATGATTCTCATACGCTATGCGGAGATATTGCTGACATATGCTGAAGCAAAAATAGAAAGTGCAAGCATAGACAACAGTGTGTATGACGCTATTGATGCCGTAAGACAAAGGGCCGGAATGCCCAAAGTTGATAGATCTATTTATGCTAATCAAACTACTTTACGCGAATTGGTAAGAAGAGAACGCCGCGTAGAACTTGCTTTAGAAGGGTTGCGTTGGTTTGATATCAAACGTTGGAAAATAGGGCCACAAGTACGGCAAGGGAAAGTGTATGGCACTAGACTCGGCACTGTGGATTCCAAAAACGGATCGATAATGCTTACTGGTGACCATATAGAGGTGGAGTCTAGGACATTTTCAAATGAAAGGGATTACCTTTGGCCAATCCCTCGAAAAGAAACTGATGTAAATCCTAATCTAACTCAAAATCCAGGTTATCCAAATTAA
- a CDS encoding TonB-dependent receptor translates to MKIYLTCIILTAAFLQSSLAANGQQVTLYMEKAPLQAIFNAIKQQTGYDFVYKNDVLEKSKRIDINVTDMPLREALDKCLALQPITYTLKNNTIVIQMREVASFEPKVQQLIATGTVRDSVKTLSGVNVMLKGSNGIGTTTDANGKFQLKIPHEGVLIFRYIGYKPQEVAADGKDALQVTMLSDQQNLQEVVVVGFGQQRKENLTGSVSTVRASQLTDRPVTSVGNALQGTMAGVTVTAANSGQPGRDAATIRVRGIGTLNNAGAMVVVDGMISTMNNVNPDDIESISVLKDAASAAIYGSRAANGVILITTKKGKEGKTILTYNTYVGKQSATGLFDYLPSWQAAGLYNQALRNEGKQPRYTEEEIEKFKNGSDPYNYPNTDWLDLAYRGNGIQQNHYLSVNGGNDKSRYMLSLGYFDQNGLIKKTNAKRYTSRFNLESKVNDQLKVHGNLAYTYSPLLEPQSSMPGVSGFTQVVRQINRIVPMIPYKYENGHYGSIADGNPLAWLESPSFNRENYYDFAGNVGADWEILKGLHFKPTLGFVSSIAQNKFFIADIQYYNAAGDKTFYQGPNKLTDKNTTFRRTTLQGLLDYTKSFGDHNIKVLGGYFQELTQYTENSAYRQRFLNNELSEINLGSTAGQTASGYGYEMALRSYFGRLNYDFAGKYLFEANLRYDGTSRFSPKHRWGAFPSFSAGWNLNKENFFEPVKESISALKIRGSWGKLGNQEVKANGDFPSAPYYPYITVISSDQNYTFGGASPIIATGVAPTSGANADLRWESTTTYGAGIDASFFKGKLDLTVDWFNRKTNDIILNVPVSGVYGLKPPTRNAGAVQNKGWEFVLGYKDNKGDFAYNGSFNISFIDNKITDLYGTGPYLTNTTIQEVGYPINSLYGYIADGIFQTKEEVEKHAVQSNRTGAGDLKYRDIDGNKVIDSDDKQYLGNYYPKTTFGLTLGGTYKNIDLMLFFQGAARVKTYLEGKLGEVGDAAGKPTSALLDTWTPENPGASLPRILYSQNQNNAIDNPSSFWVKDASYIRLKNLQVGYNFTSSIKKLGISRARIYYSGQNILTFSGLQDWIDPEASYSSGIYYYPQVKVHTLGLNVTF, encoded by the coding sequence ATGAAAATATACCTAACCTGTATTATTCTAACCGCTGCCTTTCTGCAATCGTCTTTGGCTGCCAATGGTCAGCAAGTAACACTCTATATGGAAAAGGCCCCGCTGCAGGCTATATTCAACGCGATTAAACAGCAGACTGGTTACGACTTTGTCTACAAAAATGACGTATTGGAGAAAAGTAAACGAATAGATATCAACGTGACCGATATGCCGCTTCGTGAAGCGCTCGACAAATGTCTTGCCCTACAGCCTATAACATATACATTAAAAAACAATACCATCGTGATTCAAATGAGGGAAGTCGCATCATTTGAACCTAAGGTTCAGCAACTAATTGCTACGGGTACCGTACGTGATTCGGTAAAAACCTTATCAGGGGTAAATGTCATGTTAAAAGGCAGTAATGGAATTGGAACAACGACCGATGCAAACGGAAAATTCCAACTGAAAATACCTCACGAAGGTGTTCTTATCTTCCGTTATATAGGCTATAAACCACAAGAGGTAGCAGCCGATGGCAAAGACGCTCTTCAGGTTACGATGCTATCGGATCAGCAAAATCTTCAGGAAGTAGTTGTAGTCGGGTTTGGCCAACAGCGCAAAGAAAATTTAACGGGATCAGTTTCTACCGTTCGTGCTTCACAACTGACCGACCGTCCTGTTACAAGCGTTGGAAATGCATTACAGGGAACAATGGCAGGAGTCACAGTTACTGCTGCAAATTCTGGACAACCCGGACGTGATGCGGCCACCATACGTGTGCGTGGCATTGGAACACTCAACAATGCTGGTGCGATGGTTGTCGTTGATGGAATGATCTCTACTATGAACAATGTCAACCCTGATGATATAGAAAGTATATCGGTATTGAAAGATGCAGCATCTGCTGCTATTTACGGATCTCGGGCAGCCAACGGGGTAATCTTAATCACGACGAAAAAAGGTAAGGAGGGAAAAACTATCCTGACCTATAATACCTATGTCGGCAAACAAAGTGCAACCGGGCTTTTTGATTATTTGCCTTCTTGGCAAGCCGCGGGACTCTATAATCAGGCTCTCCGCAATGAAGGAAAACAACCTCGATATACGGAAGAAGAAATTGAAAAATTCAAGAATGGATCTGATCCCTATAATTATCCCAATACGGACTGGTTGGATCTAGCCTATAGGGGCAACGGGATACAACAGAATCATTACTTGAGCGTAAATGGTGGAAACGACAAGTCCCGGTACATGCTCTCCCTTGGTTATTTCGATCAAAATGGTCTTATAAAAAAAACAAATGCGAAGCGCTATACTTCCCGCTTTAATCTAGAATCAAAAGTCAATGACCAACTGAAAGTTCACGGCAATCTCGCCTATACTTACTCGCCATTACTAGAACCGCAATCAAGCATGCCAGGGGTATCGGGATTCACTCAGGTGGTGCGACAAATTAACCGAATTGTTCCAATGATTCCTTATAAATATGAAAATGGTCACTATGGAAGTATAGCCGATGGAAATCCACTTGCCTGGCTTGAATCACCGTCTTTTAACCGCGAAAACTATTATGATTTTGCTGGAAATGTTGGTGCTGACTGGGAAATCCTAAAAGGCCTCCATTTTAAACCTACACTGGGATTTGTATCTTCTATAGCACAAAATAAGTTTTTTATTGCTGACATTCAGTATTACAACGCAGCCGGAGACAAAACCTTCTATCAAGGACCAAATAAACTTACTGATAAAAATACAACCTTCCGAAGGACAACACTCCAGGGCTTGTTAGATTATACAAAAAGCTTTGGAGATCATAATATAAAGGTATTGGGAGGCTATTTTCAAGAGCTTACACAATATACTGAAAATAGTGCTTACAGACAGCGCTTTCTCAACAATGAGCTGAGTGAAATCAATCTCGGATCGACCGCCGGACAAACTGCCTCTGGTTATGGATATGAAATGGCATTGCGTTCTTATTTTGGTCGATTAAATTACGATTTTGCAGGTAAGTACCTATTTGAAGCTAATTTGAGGTATGATGGAACATCTCGTTTTTCACCAAAACACCGCTGGGGTGCTTTTCCTTCATTCTCAGCTGGATGGAATCTGAACAAAGAAAATTTCTTTGAGCCAGTAAAGGAATCTATATCTGCTTTAAAAATCCGTGGATCATGGGGAAAACTCGGTAATCAGGAAGTCAAAGCGAATGGTGACTTTCCTAGTGCGCCATACTACCCATACATCACCGTGATCAGTTCTGATCAAAACTATACGTTCGGCGGAGCCTCCCCTATTATAGCAACGGGCGTAGCTCCGACTAGTGGTGCCAATGCCGATCTGCGCTGGGAGAGCACAACAACTTATGGTGCAGGTATTGATGCGTCATTCTTCAAAGGAAAACTGGATCTGACGGTCGACTGGTTTAATCGGAAAACAAATGACATTATACTGAATGTACCCGTCAGTGGCGTATATGGATTAAAACCCCCAACGAGAAACGCTGGTGCTGTACAAAACAAAGGCTGGGAATTTGTGCTTGGATACAAAGACAATAAGGGAGATTTTGCCTACAATGGTTCGTTCAACATCTCTTTTATCGATAATAAGATCACAGATCTGTATGGTACTGGTCCCTACCTAACAAATACTACGATACAAGAGGTAGGCTATCCTATCAATTCGCTATATGGCTATATTGCAGACGGAATTTTCCAAACGAAAGAAGAGGTAGAAAAGCATGCTGTTCAAAGCAACCGGACCGGAGCCGGGGATTTAAAATACCGTGATATTGACGGCAACAAAGTAATTGATAGCGACGATAAACAATATTTAGGCAATTACTACCCCAAGACCACTTTCGGACTAACATTGGGCGGTACATATAAGAATATCGATCTTATGCTGTTCTTTCAAGGGGCCGCTCGTGTAAAAACGTATCTGGAAGGAAAGCTAGGCGAAGTTGGCGACGCCGCAGGTAAGCCTACATCTGCGTTATTGGATACTTGGACCCCCGAAAATCCCGGAGCGTCACTTCCTAGGATACTTTATTCCCAAAATCAGAATAATGCAATAGACAATCCTTCTTCATTCTGGGTCAAAGATGCTTCCTATATCCGCCTAAAAAATCTACAGGTAGGATATAACTTCACCAGCTCAATCAAAAAATTGGGAATCAGCCGTGCCCGTATCTATTATAGCGGTCAAAATATATTGACTTTCAGCGGACTTCAAGACTGGATCGACCCGGAGGCTTCTTATAGCAGTGGCATATATTATTATCCTCAGGTCAAAGTACATACGCTGGGCCTAAATGTCACTTTTTAA
- a CDS encoding FecR domain-containing protein, producing the protein MKDRKTIQRIISKYLKKKTNKQEEDQLFSFYKHIESQTEEWDETKHGNKKIREYIIWKKIDKTIADKQKIDKPFQFLFRPSMIAAVAIFLAIVLMMNFQNLLEIREPQAILVRPGSDKAILQLADGRTMYLDSTTSENLSFATGGAIQMLEKGILSYTLRNGTPHDEGINTITVPKGGKFKLLLADGTSVMLNASSSLSFPTNFSGKERRVKLMGEGYFEVTKKVTKAEKLPFIVETDKQIVTVLGTTFNINAYQDEETVKTTLIEGSVKVSPTDRNTSIILKPGQQSILNNKNLTFKQVDASQSIAWKQGDFAFDDMPLEEIMRQISRWYDVEVSYEENIGKIKLGGSISRSKDIQEVLDVLKLTGIHFNLKGRRIMIKP; encoded by the coding sequence ATGAAAGATAGAAAGACCATACAGCGTATCATCAGCAAATACCTTAAAAAGAAAACAAACAAGCAAGAAGAAGATCAACTATTTTCATTCTACAAGCATATTGAATCTCAAACAGAAGAATGGGACGAAACTAAACATGGAAATAAAAAAATACGCGAATATATTATATGGAAAAAAATAGATAAAACGATTGCTGATAAACAAAAAATAGATAAGCCATTTCAATTTCTTTTTAGACCATCGATGATTGCTGCTGTTGCTATTTTTTTAGCTATAGTCCTGATGATGAACTTTCAAAACCTACTGGAAATTCGGGAACCACAAGCTATACTCGTTCGCCCGGGTTCAGATAAGGCAATATTGCAGCTTGCAGATGGACGTACAATGTACCTGGACAGTACGACATCGGAGAATCTATCTTTTGCTACCGGAGGCGCTATCCAGATGTTGGAAAAAGGAATCTTGAGTTACACACTTAGGAACGGAACACCACATGACGAAGGAATAAATACGATTACAGTCCCAAAAGGTGGAAAGTTTAAGTTACTGCTCGCAGATGGTACTTCAGTAATGCTCAATGCTTCTTCATCACTGAGCTTTCCAACCAATTTCTCAGGTAAAGAGAGACGGGTCAAATTAATGGGGGAAGGATATTTTGAGGTTACTAAAAAGGTGACGAAAGCCGAGAAACTCCCTTTCATCGTAGAGACAGATAAGCAGATAGTAACGGTATTAGGCACAACTTTCAATATTAATGCATATCAGGACGAAGAAACCGTCAAAACAACATTAATAGAAGGTAGCGTAAAGGTATCTCCGACTGATCGAAATACTTCGATAATATTAAAACCCGGGCAACAGAGTATCCTCAATAATAAAAATCTAACATTCAAGCAGGTGGATGCTTCACAGTCTATTGCCTGGAAGCAAGGCGATTTTGCATTTGATGATATGCCCTTGGAAGAAATTATGCGACAGATTTCGCGCTGGTATGATGTGGAGGTTAGCTACGAAGAAAATATTGGTAAAATAAAACTCGGCGGGTCAATCTCACGCTCAAAAGATATACAGGAAGTATTGGACGTACTCAAACTGACCGGTATTCATTTTAATCTAAAAGGAAGGAGGATTATGATCAAACCGTAG